A portion of the Zymoseptoria tritici IPO323 chromosome 8, whole genome shotgun sequence genome contains these proteins:
- the LSK1 gene encoding serine/threonine protein kinase, CMGC family, CDC2/CDK subfamily encodes MPTGISPLVQNNAAVAVPKSSNYVGNTRVNLPTKPSPPAFRKEIVKKKRLKPRPQLTEEFAQSDSVYYRKTGNESVVGSGTYGKVYKAIHVYTGGMVALKKIRMEGERDGFPVTAIREIKLLQSLNHANVVALLEVMVERNDCFMVFEYLSHDLTGLLNHPTFALTAAHKKHLARQLFEGLDYLHRRGVLHRDIKAANILVSNKGELKLADFGLARFYQKRQKQDYTNRVITIWYRSPELLLGETQYGPAVDIWSAACVLVEIFTRHAIFPGDGGEINQLDKIYNVLGTPSRSEWPGITELQWYELLRPSHRIPSTFEEKYRERVSPEAFELLQAMFLYDPANRPTASDVLEHPYFTVEEPKAAQVVELEALEGDWHEFESKALRKEKERQDRETRRRDRETEKRKADEVPLAGGADAKKSKPTDEAVE; translated from the exons ATGCCCACTGGGATATCTCCGCTGGTGCAAAATAATGCTGCTGTTGCCGTCCCGAAGAGCTCAAACTACGTGGGTAATACCCGAGTCAACCTTCCCACAAAACCATCGCCGCCCGCGTTCCGGAAAGAGAtcgtgaagaagaagagactAAAGCCTCGGCCTCAACTCACAGAGGAGTTTGCACAGTCGGACAGTGTATACTACAGAAAGACAGGAAACGAATCTGTGGTGGGCAGCGGTACATACGGCAAGGTCTACAAGGCTATACATGTATATACGGGAGGCATGGtggcgttgaagaagatTCGCATGGAGGGCGAACGCGATGGG TTTCCAGTCACCGCAATCCGCGAGATCAAGCTCTTGCAATCGCTCAACCATGCGAACGTTGTTGCACTACTCGAAGTCATGGTGGAGCGTAATGACTGCTTCATGGTGTTCGAGTACTTGTCCCACGATCTCACTGGTCTTCTCAACCACCCCACCTTCGCACTTACCGCTGCACACAAGAAGCACCTCGCCAGGCAGCTCTTCGAAGGTCTTGACTACCTTCATAGGAGAGGAGTCTTGCACCGAGATATCAAAGCTGCCAACATCCTCGTCTCCAACAAGGGCGAGCTCAAATTGGCCGATTTTGGACTTGCACGTTTCTATCAGAAGCGGCAAAAACAAGACTACACCAACAGGGTCATTACCATCTGGTATCGAAGTCCcgagcttcttcttggtGAAACACAATACGGACCAGCCGTTGATATCTGGAGTGCAGCCTGCGTCCTCGTTGAGATCTTCACCCGCCACGCCATATTTCccggcgatggcggcgagaTCAATCAACTTGACAAGATCTACAACGTCCTCGGAACGCCCTCTCGTAGCGAATGGCCAGGTATTACAGAGCTTCAATGGTACGAACTCCTCCGACCGAGCCATCGCATCCCGTCGACTTTCGAGGAGAAGTACCGCGAACGCGTCTCACCTGAGGCATTCGAGCTGCTCCAGGCCATGTTTCTTTACGATCCGGCTAATCGCCCGACCGCATCCGACGTGCTGGAGCATCCCTACTTCACTGTCGAGGAACCCAAAGCGGCGCAGGTGGTCGAGCTGGAGGCATTGGAAGGTGATTGGCATGAGTTTGAGTCGAAAGCTCTTcgcaaggagaaggaaaggcAGGACCGTGAGACAAGACGCAGGGATCGCGAGACGgagaagcgcaaggctgATGAGGTCCCACTTGCTGGTGGTGCTGATGCGAAGAAGTCAAAGCCGACGGACGAAGCTGTGGAGTAG
- the Atr6 gene encoding ABC transporter (ABC-G family, PDR type, TC3.A.1.205. Potentially involved in pleiotropic drug resistance): protein MTQPSNGIAREQPDGFAKEAVEDTHTGYSTANASSRQSLDTPPGHGVNVGRAEREFHELQRTLSGLSQADRRLSRVQSQRSQKSEKQNATQDIEKAGSASPASSEDEPFDLEETLRHNKRMEDESGIKQKQIGVVWDKLSVSGMGGAKIFQPTFPDAFTGFFGFPIRAAMGLLGLGKKGEEVKILNNFRGVVKPGEMVLVLGRPGSGCTSFLKVIANQRYGYTSVDGEVSYGPFTSEEFDKRYRGESVYLQEDDVHHPTLTVGQTLGFALETKVPGKRPGGVTAAEFKEKVVDMLLRMFNIEHTKNTIVGNPFVRGISGGERKRVSIAELMITGGSVYSHDNSTRGLDASTALDYAKSLRVLSNIYRTSTFVSLYQASESIYAQFDKVLLIHEGHQIYFGPAKEARAYFESLGYLPKPRQTSPDYLTGITDDFEREYQEGRDSSNTPSTPQELVEAFEKSKYATQLNSEMDTWRQRVTEEKQVYNDFQTAVREGKRRAPAKSVYSIPLYMQIWALMKRQFILKWNDKFSLVTSYITSIVIAILLGTVWLQLPQTSSGAFTRGGLLFISLLFNAFQAFGELASTMIGRPIVNKHRAYAFHRPGALWIAQIGVDIAFASVQIMVFSIMVYFMCGLVLDAGAFFTFYLVIVSGYLAITLFFRTIGTVSQDFDYAIKFAATIITLYVLTSGYLIQYMSQQVWLRWIFYINPVGLGFAALMENEFSRLDIQCEGASLIPYGPGYGDIQHQVCTLPGSQAGNPTVSGSAYIDTAFQYADGLLWRNWGIIIVLITAFLISNVTLGEWIKWGAGGKTVTFYAKEDNERKQLNDALREKKSKRTKKDGDQGGSELSVESKAILTWEDLCYDVPVPSGQLRLLKNIYGYVKPGQLTALMGASGAGKTTLLDVLASRKNIGVISGDKLVDGAPPGTAFQRGTSYAEQLDVHEGSATVREALRFSAVLRQPFEVPQEEKYAYVEEIIALLEMEDIADAIIGSPEAGLAVEQRKRVTIGVELAAKPELLLFLDEPTSGLDSQSAFNIVRFLRKLAAAGQAILCTIHQPNSALFENFDRLLLLQRGGETVYFGDIGKDANVLLSYFKKYGAHCPPTANPAEWMLDAIGAGQAARIGDKDWGEIWRDSEELSAIKSDIVRMKEERIKEVGSQPQVAQKEFATPLWHQIKTVQARTHKAFWRSPNYGFTRLFNHVIIALLTGLMFLRLGDSRTSLQYRVFIIFQVTVLPALILAQVEPKYDLSRLIYYREAASKTYKQLPFALSMVVAEIPYSILCAVAFFLPLYYIPGFQSPSSRAGYNFLMVLVTEFFSVTLGQTISALTPSTFIAVLLNPFIIIVFALLCGVTIPKPQIPGFWRAWLYELNPLTRLISGLVSNELHDRVVNCQPFEFNTFTAPEGQTCGEYMSDFFAMGGPGYIADNSTSNCQYCAYRIGDQFYEPLGISFSTRWRDFGILTAFIGSNLILLFIGSRYLNFNRR from the exons ATGACACAGCCCTCGAATGGCATCGCCCGAGAACAGCCCGACGGATTCGCGAAAGAGGCGGTCGAAGACACCCATACTGGATATTCAACCGCAAATGCATCATCGCGACAATCTCTCGATACCCCTCCAGGACACGGCGTGAACGTCGGCCGTGCTGAACGCGAATTTCACGAACTGCAGCGCACGCTCAGTGGTCTCAGCCAGGCTGACAGGCGACTCTCTCGCGTACAGAGCCAGAGGAGCCAAAAGAGCGAGAAGCAAAATGCAACGCAAGATATCGAAAAGGCCGGATCTGCGTCGCCGGCCTCCAGCGAGGATGAACCTTTCGATCTGGAAGAGACGCTGCGACACAACAAGCGCATGGAGGACGAGTCTGGCATCAAGCAGAAGCAGATCGGTGTTGTCTGGGACAAGTTGTCCGTGTCAGGTATGGGAGGCGCGAAGATCTTCCAGCCAACATTTCCGGATGCTTTCACTGGCTTCTTTGGATTCCCCATTAGAGCCGCGATGGGACTACTTGGGTTGGGAAAGAAGGGGGAGGAGGTCAAGATCTTGAACAACTTCAGAGGCGTTGTAAAGCCAGGCGAGATGGTGCTCGTTTTGGGACGACCAGGCTCAGGCTGCACATCATTCCTGAAGGTTATCGCAAATCAGCGTTACGGATACACTAGTGTCGATGGCGAGGTCTCGTACGGACCGTTCACATCAGAGGAATTCGACAAGCGATATCGTGGCGAGAGTGTATATCTTCAGGAGGACGATGTACACCATCCGACCCTCACCGTTGGGCAAACGCTCGGCTTCGCACTGGAGACCAAGGTCCCTGGCAAGCGTCCGGGTGGCGTGACTGCCGCTGAGTTCAAGGAGAAGGTCGTTGATATGTTGTTACGCATGTTCAACATTGAACACACCAAGAACACCATCGTCGGCAACCCTTTCGTTCGAGGTATTAGCGGTGGAGAGCGCAAGCGAGTGAGCATTGCG GAATTGATGATCACCGGAGGCTCAGTGTACTCCCACGACAACAGCACTCGTGGTCTGGATGCCTCTACCGCTCTCGATTATGCAAAAAGTCTCCGGGTCCTCAGTAATATCTACAGAACATCCACTTTCGTATCGCTGTACCAGGCTTCCGAGTCAATCTACGCACAATTCGACAAGGTCCTCCTGATCCACGAAGGCCACCAGATCTACTTTGGACCCGCGAAGGAGGCCAGAGCATACTTTGAGAGTCTCGGATATCTCCCAAAGCCAAGACAGACCAGCCCCGACTACCTCACGGGTATCACCGACGATTTCGAGAGGGAATACCAAGAAGGTCGGGATTCATCCAACACTCCATCGACCCCTCAGGAACTCGTCGAGGCTTTCGAAAAGTCCAAATATGCCACGCAACTCAACTCCGAGATGGACACATGGCGGCAGCGTGTCACAGAAGAGAAGCAGGTTTACAACGACTTCCAGACTGCCGTCCGCGAGGGCAAGCGTCGTGCTCCGGCCAAATCTGTCTACTCAATTCCCCTATACATGCAGATCTGGGCATTGATGAAGAGACAATTCATCCTGAAGTGGAACGACAAGTTCTCACTGGTTACCTCCTACATCACCAGCATCGTTATCGCGATTCTCCTCGGTACCGTGTGGCTCCAACTACCCCAGACCAGCTCCGGAGCCTTCACCAGAGGTGGTCTACTCTTCATTTC CCTATTGTTCAATGCCTTTCAAGCCTTCGGAGAGCTCGCATCCACGATGATAGGTCGGCCCATCGTCAACAAGCACAGAGCCTACGCCTTCCATCGGCCCGGTGCGCTCTGGATTGCTCAAATCGGAGTCGACATTGCCTTTGCCAGCGTACAAATCATGGTATTCTCTATCATGGTCTACTTCATGTGTGGACTGGTCCTGGACGCCGGCGCCTTCTTCACGTTCTACCTCGTCATTGTGTCCGGCTACCTGGCAATTACCCTCTTCTTCCGCACGATCGGAACTGTCTCCCAAGATTTCGATTACGCCATCAAGTTTGCCGCCACCATCATCACTCTGTATGTGCTTACCAGTGGATACCTGATCCAGTACATGAGTCAACAGGTGTGGCTTCGATGGATCTTCTACATCAACCCAGTCGGACTTGGCTTTGCCGCACTCATGGAGAACGAGTTCAGCCGACTCGACATCCAATGCGAAGGAGCCTCGCTCATCCCGTATGGCCCAGGCTATGGTGATATCCAGCATCAAGTCTGCACTCTGCCTGGCAGTCAAGCTGGAAATCCGACTGTGTCAGGATCTGCTTATATCGACACAGCCTTCCAATACGCCGATGGTCTCCTCTGGCGTAATTGGGGAATCATTATCGTTCTGATTACCGCTTTCTTGATCAGCAACGTCACTCTCGGAGAATGGATCAAGTGGGGCGCTGGCGGCAAGACTGTCACGTTCTACGCCAAGGAAGACAACGAGCGGAAACAGCTCAACGACGCCCTCCGCGAGAAGAAGTCCAAGCGCACCAAGAAGGACGGCGATCAGGGCGGTTCGGAGCTGTCAGTCGAAAGCAAAGCGATTCTCACTTGGGAAGACCTCTGCTACGATGTCCCTGTTCCATCTGGTCAGCTACGCCTACTGAAGAACATTTACGGATATGTCAAACCTGGGCAACTGACCGCGCTTATGGGTGCCTCTGGAGCTGGCAAGACGACCCTGCTGGATGTTCTCGCTTCCAGGAAGAACATCGGTGTGATCTCCG GTGATAAGCTCGTGGATGGCGCGCCACCAGGTACGGCATTTCAACGAGGTACTAGCTACGCCGAACAGCTGGATGTTCACGAGGGCTCTGCCACTGTGCGCGAGGCTCTTAGGTTCTCGGCGGTCCTGAGGCAGCCATTCGAAGTTCCTCAGGAGGAGAAGTATGCCTACGTCGAAGAGATCATCGCGCTTCTGGAAATGGAAGACATTGCCGACGCAATCATCGGGAGTCCAGAAGCAGGTCTAGCTGTTGAACAACGGAAGCGTGTCACAATTGGAGTGGAGTTGGCAGCCAAGCCGGAGCTGCtactcttcctcgacgagcCCACGTCCGGTCTCGACAGTCAAAGTGCGTTCAACATCGTTCGCTTCCTTCGAAAGCTGGCTGCCGCCGGTCAAGCCATTCTTTGCACTATCCATCAACCCAATTCTGCGCTCTTCGAGAACTTCGAtcggcttctcctcctccagcgtgGAGGTGAGACTGTCTACTTCGGCGACATTGGCAAGGACGCCAATGTATTACTGAGCTACTTCAAGAAGTACGGCGCTCACTGTCCACCAACCGCGAACCCTGCTGAGTGGATGCTCGATGCTATCGGCGCAGGACAGGCTGCTCGAATTGGCGACAAAGACTGGGGTGAGATCTGGCGCGACTCGGAGGAACTCTCCGCCATCAAGAGCGATATCGTACGCATGAAAGAAGAGCGTATCAAGGAAGTCGGCTCACAACCTCAAGTGGCGCAAAAGGAGTTCGCCACCCCACTTTGGCACCAGATCAAGACTGTCCAGGCCCGCACCCACAAGGCCTTCTGGCGCTCACCCAACTATGGATTCACACGGCTGTTCAACCACGTCATTATCGCTCTGCTTACTGGTCTGATGTTCTTGCGACTCGGCGACTCCAGGACGTCTCTGCAGTATCGCGTGTTCATCATATTTCAAGTCACGGTCCTGCCGGCCTTGATCCTCGCACAAGTCGAGCCGAAGTACGACCTCAGTCGATTGATCTACTACCGCGAGGCAGCCTCGAAGACGTACAAGCAACTGCCGTTCGCGCTTTCCATGGTTGTCGCCGAGATTCCCTACTCGATCCTCTGCGCTGTCGCTTTCTTCCTTCCGCTCTACTATATCCCAGGATTCCAATCTCCATCCTCGCGAGCCGGCTACAACTTCCTCATGGTCCTGGTCACCGAATTTTTCAGCGTTACGCTCGGACAGACGATTTCCGCTCTCACGCCCTCCACCTTCATTGCTGTGCTCCTCAACCCCTTCATTATCATTGTCTTCGCGCTGCTATGCGGGGTAACCATACCTAAACCTCAAATTCCAG GGTTCTGGCGTGCATGGCTCTACGAGCTGAATCCGCTCACTCGCCTCATCTCCGGTCTGGTCTCCAACGAACTCCACGACCGCGTGGTGAACTGCCAGCCCTTCGAGTTCAACACCTTCACGGCGCCAGAGGGCCAGACGTGCGGCGAGTACATgtccgacttcttcgccatggGAGGACCGGGCTACATCGCCGACAATTCGACCTCCAACTGCCAGTACTGTGCGTACAGGATCGGAGACCAATTCTACGAGCCCTTGGGCATCTCCTTTTCAACGAGATGGCGCGACTTTGGCATTCTGACGGCCTTCATTGGGTCGAATTTGATTTTGCTGTTTATCGGAAGCAGGTACTTGAACTTTAACAGAAGATAA